Proteins from a single region of Verrucomicrobiota bacterium:
- a CDS encoding MFS transporter, producing the protein MAILAAGVGFAIRGGIFDNWGAEFGFTGAQLGAIGGAGFSGFCFGIIIGGVICDRIGYGKLVVLAFALHVLSAVVTFSASGNGAYQALYWGMFIFAFANGTLEAVANPLVATLFPHKRTHYLNILHASWPAGLIIGGALGWWLDDKLKWDWKWQLALYLIPTIIYGVMFLGQNFPKSEASEKGLSLGEMFKDVGVLGGAVTCFLITLFVTNALGMANASYAVGIGLLLVVVLLTHTHGSRGESIVPLGSFLLFFLFVAHALVGAVELGTDGWIQNITGNILSSEQGKILFVFTSALMFLLRFCADFIEKKMGLSPIGILVTCAILACVGLNLASNIQTFAGAFLALTVYAVGKTFFWPTMLAVASDRFPRTGAIAISIMGGIGMLSAGMIGSPGLGYAKDRFSGEALKASDPKLYDQYKAEKPSSFLFFADASGFDGKKFGEVSGKLAKERETIDKAKGDVSKAVEKLTPEEQKVHAASITGDRKTLVADSAIPALMALIYLGILVYFRSIGGYKAVHLEGTSGAGDKKS; encoded by the coding sequence TTCACGGGCGCGCAACTCGGAGCGATCGGGGGCGCGGGCTTCTCCGGGTTCTGCTTCGGCATCATCATCGGCGGCGTCATCTGCGACCGCATCGGTTACGGGAAATTGGTCGTCCTCGCGTTTGCCCTGCATGTGCTTTCGGCGGTCGTGACATTCAGCGCCTCCGGCAACGGCGCATACCAGGCGCTCTACTGGGGCATGTTTATCTTCGCCTTCGCCAACGGCACCTTGGAAGCGGTCGCCAACCCGCTCGTTGCCACGCTCTTCCCCCACAAACGCACACACTATCTGAACATCCTCCACGCGAGCTGGCCCGCCGGCCTCATCATCGGTGGTGCTCTCGGTTGGTGGCTGGACGACAAGCTGAAATGGGATTGGAAGTGGCAGCTCGCCCTGTATCTGATCCCTACCATCATTTACGGCGTCATGTTCCTGGGACAGAACTTTCCGAAGTCGGAGGCATCGGAGAAGGGGTTGAGCCTGGGCGAGATGTTCAAGGACGTTGGTGTTCTTGGCGGCGCGGTGACGTGCTTCCTGATCACACTGTTTGTCACCAATGCACTTGGCATGGCCAACGCGTCCTACGCCGTTGGCATCGGTTTGCTCCTCGTGGTCGTGCTTCTGACCCATACCCACGGGAGTCGTGGTGAATCCATCGTGCCGCTTGGTTCGTTCCTGCTGTTTTTCCTCTTCGTTGCCCACGCGCTGGTCGGCGCGGTCGAACTCGGCACCGACGGCTGGATCCAAAACATCACCGGCAACATCCTCAGTTCTGAACAGGGCAAGATTCTGTTCGTGTTCACCTCGGCCCTGATGTTTCTGCTGCGGTTCTGCGCGGACTTCATTGAAAAGAAGATGGGGCTTTCGCCCATCGGCATCCTGGTGACATGCGCAATTCTCGCGTGCGTCGGGTTGAATCTGGCCAGTAACATCCAGACCTTCGCCGGCGCCTTTCTTGCATTGACGGTTTATGCGGTCGGCAAGACGTTCTTCTGGCCAACCATGCTTGCGGTCGCGTCTGACCGGTTCCCGCGCACGGGTGCCATCGCCATCTCCATTATGGGCGGCATCGGGATGCTATCCGCCGGCATGATCGGTTCGCCCGGCCTTGGATACGCCAAGGATCGGTTTTCCGGCGAAGCTTTGAAAGCCTCCGACCCCAAGCTCTACGACCAATACAAGGCGGAGAAACCCAGCTCCTTCTTGTTCTTCGCCGATGCCAGTGGGTTCGATGGCAAGAAATTCGGCGAAGTCAGCGGCAAACTCGCCAAGGAACGCGAGACTATCGACAAGGCCAAAGGCGATGTCTCCAAGGCGGTCGAGAAGCTCACGCCGGAGGAGCAAAAGGTCCACGCTGCGAGCATCACCGGCGACCGCAAGACACTCGTGGCCGACTCGGCAATTCCAGCGCTCATGGCGCTCATCTATCTCGGCATCCTCGTTTACTTCAGGTCCATCGGCGGCTACAAGGCCGTGCACCTCGAAGGCACCAGCGGCGCGGGCGACAAGAAGTCCTGA
- a CDS encoding aldo/keto reductase has protein sequence MELTRTAHGIWSGGRFMNFGEALDEERFLQVIRRAYDRGTRTFITADTYGLGAADEMTGRALAGIPRESYCLAGLVGHDIYTGKRDGSKGYPRFTNPELRQPGDYAGYLRMATEKSLARCRAAKFDLLMLHNPDSTGYSHEAVWTAMDKLREAGLTDRIGVAPGPANGFSLDVILCFERFGALLDWAMIILNPLEPWPGNLSLRAAEKHDIRLLTRVVDYGGLFHDDVRPGHKFGAQDHRAFRPAGWVEAGCAKIERLRDIARKHNVTLLQLACLWNLSQPAVRSVVPTLIQEPGGGGKSIETKVDELAALPGITLSREECDFIAEVGNNKGCMELKGGNPEFLGIAQADRWPLNPDLEGVARRWDIDPRRDLTCTMK, from the coding sequence AGGTCATCCGGCGCGCCTACGACCGGGGCACGAGGACGTTCATCACGGCGGACACTTATGGGCTCGGCGCCGCGGATGAGATGACCGGCCGCGCGCTCGCGGGCATCCCGCGCGAGAGCTACTGCCTCGCGGGGCTTGTCGGCCATGACATTTACACGGGAAAGCGCGACGGCTCGAAGGGCTATCCGCGCTTCACGAACCCGGAGCTTCGGCAGCCGGGCGACTACGCCGGCTACCTGCGCATGGCCACGGAGAAGTCGCTTGCGCGGTGCCGCGCGGCGAAGTTCGACCTGCTCATGCTCCACAATCCAGACTCGACCGGCTACAGCCACGAGGCGGTGTGGACGGCGATGGACAAGCTGCGCGAGGCCGGGCTGACCGATCGCATCGGCGTCGCGCCGGGGCCGGCGAACGGCTTCTCGCTGGACGTCATCCTGTGCTTCGAGCGGTTCGGCGCGCTGCTCGACTGGGCGATGATCATCCTGAATCCGCTCGAGCCGTGGCCGGGGAATCTCAGCCTGCGCGCCGCGGAGAAGCACGACATCCGGTTGCTCACGCGCGTGGTGGATTACGGCGGGCTGTTTCACGACGACGTGCGGCCGGGGCACAAGTTCGGCGCGCAGGATCACCGCGCGTTCCGGCCCGCGGGCTGGGTCGAGGCCGGTTGCGCGAAGATCGAGCGCCTGCGCGACATCGCGCGAAAGCACAACGTCACGCTGCTCCAACTGGCCTGCCTTTGGAATCTCTCGCAGCCCGCGGTGCGCAGCGTGGTGCCCACGCTGATTCAGGAACCGGGCGGCGGCGGCAAATCCATCGAGACGAAGGTGGACGAACTCGCGGCGCTGCCCGGGATCACGCTCAGCCGCGAGGAGTGCGACTTCATCGCGGAAGTCGGCAACAACAAGGGATGCATGGAACTCAAGGGGGGCAACCCGGAATTCCTCGGCATCGCGCAGGCGGACCGCTGGCCGCTGAATCCCGACCTCGAAGGCGTCGCGCGCCGGTGGGACATCGATCCGCGCCGTGATCTGACGTGCACGATGAAGTGA
- a CDS encoding Gfo/Idh/MocA family oxidoreductase: protein MKTNSITSPMSPITRRTFLRTGAVLTAGAAALSLPARAQVNKNSRLRIFQMGVGGIGGMQRGGLKGHPMVEWAGFCDVDQRELDRIKKEHANAWTVKDYREAFATRAGDFDAAIVDVPDFHHAPMMLTALKHNKHLYGQKPLVHQLDELRLMRDGLKARPGLVTQMGNQRACNAGRMQAVEILKHNGLGKPVEAWVWTGSVSRGTYFTEPWAPYTAAKPVPDYLDWDLWHGPLTAKLPYSEDLVPRRWRAFWETGGGQLADWGCHLLDLLYFAYDMPAPEAVITHTPKPSSTGHTSHNQSTITYPGGGRFAREKFVVRYNDDALLPSFAALGLPPTNVGANHTMVVCTEGTLLLQADGKITIFRKGKVVTDEPLPATEPHNHWKDWADNCLGAKKHLWTPLTIGWRITEPALLATKATRFPGKELRWDAANFRFTNHDQANKEVLSRTYRDGFAPPAVG from the coding sequence ATGAAAACCAATTCGATCACATCCCCCATGTCCCCCATCACCCGCCGGACGTTTCTCCGCACCGGTGCCGTGCTCACCGCGGGCGCGGCTGCGCTCTCGCTTCCCGCGCGCGCGCAGGTCAACAAGAACAGCCGGCTGCGCATCTTCCAGATGGGCGTCGGCGGCATCGGCGGGATGCAGCGCGGCGGCTTGAAGGGCCACCCCATGGTTGAGTGGGCGGGCTTTTGCGACGTGGACCAGCGCGAACTCGACCGCATCAAGAAGGAGCACGCGAACGCCTGGACGGTGAAGGATTATCGCGAGGCCTTCGCGACGCGCGCGGGTGACTTCGACGCGGCCATCGTGGACGTGCCGGACTTCCACCACGCGCCGATGATGCTGACCGCGCTCAAGCACAACAAACATCTCTACGGCCAGAAACCGCTCGTGCACCAGCTCGACGAATTGCGCCTGATGCGCGACGGCCTCAAGGCCCGCCCCGGACTTGTCACGCAGATGGGCAACCAGCGCGCGTGCAACGCCGGTCGCATGCAGGCCGTGGAAATCCTCAAGCACAACGGCCTCGGCAAACCCGTCGAGGCATGGGTCTGGACGGGCAGCGTCTCGCGCGGCACGTATTTCACCGAACCGTGGGCGCCTTACACCGCGGCCAAGCCCGTGCCCGATTATCTCGACTGGGACCTTTGGCACGGTCCGCTCACGGCCAAGCTGCCATACAGCGAGGACCTCGTCCCGCGCCGGTGGCGGGCGTTCTGGGAGACGGGCGGCGGCCAGCTCGCCGACTGGGGTTGCCACCTGCTCGACCTGCTTTACTTCGCCTACGACATGCCCGCGCCCGAGGCGGTGATCACGCACACGCCGAAGCCTTCCAGCACCGGCCACACGTCGCACAATCAAAGCACCATCACGTATCCCGGCGGCGGACGGTTCGCGCGGGAGAAGTTCGTCGTGCGCTACAATGACGACGCGTTGCTGCCATCCTTCGCCGCGCTCGGCCTGCCGCCGACGAACGTCGGGGCGAACCATACCATGGTCGTGTGCACCGAGGGCACGTTGCTGCTTCAGGCCGACGGCAAGATCACCATCTTCCGCAAGGGCAAGGTCGTGACCGACGAGCCGTTGCCTGCCACCGAGCCGCACAACCATTGGAAGGACTGGGCCGACAACTGCCTCGGCGCGAAGAAACACTTGTGGACGCCGCTCACCATCGGCTGGCGCATCACGGAACCGGCGCTGCTCGCGACGAAGGCCACGCGATTCCCGGGCAAGGAACTCCGCTGGGACGCCGCGAACTTCCGCTTCACCAACCACGACCAGGCGAACAAGGAAGTCTTGTCGCGAACGTACCGCGATGGATTCGCCCCGCCGGCGGTGGGTTGA